In Mesorhizobium sp. J428, the genomic window TCTTCTCACCGGACGTGCTGTAGACGTCGGTGCCGATCACTCTCGAGGCGGGAATTGCGGCGGTATGCCCGGTGTGCGTTGTCATGGCGTGCTCCCTTCAAGAATTGCTGCCTGAAAGGAAACCGGCATCGCTGCCGGCAGTTGCTAAAGCGTATTCTCACGTTTCGTTGCAGCCGGTAACGAAACGCGATCAATCTCCGTGCTTTGCCACGCGGTCGAAGGTCATCAGCCGCTCGATCAAGCCGCGCATGTCGTCTAGGCGGACCATGTTGGGGCCGTCGGAGGGCGCGTTATCCGGATCCTGGTGGGTCTCGATGAACACGCCGGCGACGCCGACGGCCACCGCGGCGCGCGCGAGCGTCTCGACGAAGCGTCGCTCGCCACCGGTCGAACCGCCCTGCCCGCCGGGCTGCTGTACCGAATGGGTCGCGTCGAAGATCACCGGCGTTCCAATCTCTGCCATGATCGGCAAGGCACGCATGTCCGACACAAGCGTGTTGTAGCCGAAGGAGACGCCGCGCTCCGTGACGAGCACGTCCGGATTGCCGGATTCGGTGATCTTGGCGACGACGTTCTTCATGTCCCAAGGCGCAAGGAACTGGCCTTTCTTAACGTTGACCACCTTGCCGGTCTGCGCCGCGGCGATAAGCAGGTCGGTCTGGCGGCAGAGGAAGGCCGGGATCTGGAGCACGTCGACGACCTCGGCGACGATCCGGCATTGCCCTTCGGTATGCACGTCGGTCAGTACAGGCACGTCGAGTTCGCTGCGGAGCGCCTCGAACACCGGCAGTGCGCCCTCCAGCCCCACGCCGCGCTTTCCGGAAATCGACGTCCGATTGGCCTTGTCGTAGCTCGTCTTGTAGACGAAGCCGATGCCGAGCTCGGCGGTAAGCTCCTTGAGCGCGCCGGCCATGTCGAAGGCATGCTGGCGCGATTCGAGCTGGCAGGGTCCGGCGATCAGAGTGAGCGGACTGCTGTTGGAAAAAATCGCCCGACCGACGGCGACGGTGGTATTCGGTTGCATCAGTTCGGTCTCCTGAAAATGAAAGTCGCGCCTTGTCCGACGGCCGGCGGAACGACAAGTCCGGCTGGCGTTGCGAGATAGTCGATCCCGCCCGCGTCGAACAGATGCGACACTGCGTCCAGATCCCTCACAGTGAACGCGATCGCCGCAAGCGTCGCACCGCTCTCGCCGACACCGGGAGGATCATCCGGGCCGACCATCCGCATGGCGACGTTGGTGAACTCGACGGCATGCGTCGTATCATGTGGGCTTCGGCCGACGGCGCGCTCGATCAGCCGGATGAAGGAGCCCGCATGCTCGCCCGCGACGATCTCACAGATACCTGTCGCGCCATTGGCATGCCGTTCCAGCGAACCGCGGTCGATGGCCGGCGCATCGATGCGCTGGCAGGTGAACAGGAACGCGTCGGCGGTCTCGATGTCCGCCGCGAAGGCGAGCTTGAACGTCGCGGTGCCGACCTTGCCATGCGCATCGGCGGACGGCCGGGAGAAGGTGAGCATGTCGCCGCCCGAAATGTCCAACCTCGCAAAGGCTGCATGATCGCGGTCCGCGTCGTCGCTCGCCAGCACGATCGCCGAAAACCCCTCCTCGCCGCGCATGGCGCGGAAGACGTGATCGCGGGCGACGAAGACGTTTCCGTGCGCGATCGCCGTGGCGGCCGCCTCGCCGTCGCCGAGGGCCAGCGCCTCCAGAAAGGTGCCGCCCGTAAAATAGACGCAGGCATTGACCGTGCCGAAGGGATGGACGCCGTTCGGCGCAACCGTGAACCCCAGACGCGTCAACCGGTCTCGCGCAGCATCCACGCTGGCGGTGGGCAGAACGAGGTGATCGAGCGCGCGCTGTGTCATCGCGGCACCATGTGGCGCATTATCAGCCCGATTGGAAGCCCAGGCGGGCTTTAGTGATTGTCGCGTGGGACGCCGCTGGTATGTGCGACGTCGCGGTATTTCACGGCGGGCTTCAGAACCATGCCTTCGGAGAGCTGGTCGACCATGGAGCGCTGGATCTCCTGCCAGGGCGTCTGGTGCTTCGGATAATGATAGCCGCCATTGTTCTGTAATTCGGCGCGACGCCGCGTGATCTCGTCGTCGGTGACGAGGATGTCGGCCGTGCCCTTGCGCAGGTCCACCCGCACCCGGTCGCCCGAGCGCAGCAGCGCAAGACCGCCGCCGACGGCTGCCTCCGGCGAGGCGTTGAGGATCGAGGGGCTGCCCGACGTGCCGGACTGCCGCCCGTCGCCGATGCAGGGCAGCGAATGGATGCCCTTCCTGATCAGATAGGCGGGCGGCTGCATGTTCACCACTTCGGCCGCGCCCGGATAGCCGACCGGACCCGCGCCGCGCATGAACAGGATCGTGTGCTCGGTCAGGCCGAGCGCGGGATCGTCGATGCGGGCGTGATACTCCTCCGGCCCGTCGAAGACCTGCGCCGTGCCTTCGAACGCATCCGGATCGCGCGGATTGGACAGGTAGCGGTCGCGGAACTCCTGCGAGATCACGCTGGTCTTCATGATCGCGCTGTCGAACAGATTGCCCTTCAGGTTGATGAAGCCGGCATCCCGCTTCAGCGGCGAGGAGACCGGGCGGATGACCTTCTCGTCCATGTTCTCGGTAGTGGCGCAGTTCTGCCCCATCGTCCTGCCGTTCGCCGTCATCGCGTCCGGGTTCGGCAGCAGTCCGCCCTTCATCAGTTCGGCAACCACGGCCGGCACCCCGCCGGCATGGTGATAGTCCTCGCCGAGATATTCGCCGGCCGGCTGCAGGTTGACCAGCAGCGGCACGTGATGGCCGATCGCCTGCCAGTCGTCATTGTCGAGTTCGACACCGAGATGACGCGCGATGGCGTTGAGATGGATCGGCGCGTTGGTCGAGCCGCCGATCGCCGAGTTCACCACGATGGCGTTCTCGAAGGCCGCGCGCGTCATGATGTCGGACGGCTTCAGGTCTTCATGCACCATGCCGACGATGCGCTTGCCGGTCTCGTAGGCCATCTGGCCGCGCTCGCGATAGGGCGCGGGGATCGCCGCGGCACCGGGCAGCTGCATGCCGAGCGCCTCGGCAAGGCTGTTCATCGTCGTCGCCGTGCCCATCGTGTTGCAGTAGCCGACGGAGGGAGCAGACGAGGCGACGATCTCCATGAACTGGTCGTAATCGATCTCGCCGGCCGAAAGCCGCTCGCGCGACTTCCACACGACCGTGCCGGACCCGGTGCGCTCGCCCTTGTGCCAGCCGTTCAGCATCGGGCCGACCGACAGCGCGATCGCCGGGATGTTGACCGTGGCGGCGGCCATCAGCAGCGCCGGCGTGGTCTTGTCGCAGCCGATGGTCAGCACGACGCCGTCGAGCGGATAGCCGTAGAGCACCTCGACCAGAGCGAGATAGGCCAGATTGCGGTCGAGCGAGGCTGTCGGACGCTTGCCGGTCTCCTGGATCGGATGGACCGGGAACTCAAGCGGCACCCCGCCCGCCGCCACGATGCCGTCGCGCACGCGCTTGGCGAGCTCGATATGGTGGCGGTTGCAGGGCGAAAGGTCAGAGCCGGTCTGCGCAATCCCGATCAGCGGCTTGCCCGACTGCAACTCCTCGCGCGTGAGGCCGTAGTTCAGATACCGCTCCAGATAGAGCGCCGTCATGCCAGGATTGTCGGGATTGTCAAACCACTCCCGCGACCGCAGGCGCCTGGCTCCGTTTGCAACCGCCATAGATTCCTCCGCACTCTTCCATACTAGGGATATGGCATCGGCCATTTGTCGGCAAGCCGCGCGCGAGAGCCGATCGGGCCGGACTTTGGTGCGATAGACATCCTCGACCCGCTCCGATAGTCCGATCGAGGCACCATTCAAAACGAGGCACCCAGGGAGGAACGTCATGGCCGTTGACATGCAGGGAGAGGAGCGCATCGAGGCTCCGATCGCCAAAGTATGGGAAGCACTCAACGATCCGGAGGTGCTGAAAGCCTGCATTCCGGGCTGCGAGTCGCTGGAGAAGAAGTCCGACACCGAGCTCTCGGCGACGGTCGCGCTGAAGATCGGGCCGATCAAGGCGCGTTTTGCCGGAGAAGTGGAACTGCAGAAACTGAAGCCACCCCACTCCTACACGATCTTCGGCGAAGGTAAGGGTGGCATCGCAGGTTTCGCCAAGGGAGGCGCCGACGTCGTGCTAAAAGAGGAAGGGCCTGACGCTACGCTGCTCACCTACACCGCCAAGGCAGACGTCGGCGGCAAGATCGCCCAGCTCGGCAGCCGGCTGATCCAGTCGACGTCGAAGAAGCTCGCCGCCCAGTTCTTCTCGGAGTTCAACAAGAAGGTCAGCGCCGGTTAGCAACAGCCAGCGCTCGATACGGAATCCGGTCTAGACCAGCCGGCTCTGCTCAACCGCCGCGCCGATGAAGCTCGAGAACAGCGGGTGCGGCTCGAATGGCTTCGACTTCAGCTCGGGGTGATACTGTACGCCGATGAACCACGGATGGTCGGGATACTCGACCGTCTCCGGCAGCACCCCGTCCGGGGACATGCCGGCGAAGACGAGGCCGCAATCCTCCAGCCGCTCCTTGTAGTCGATGTTGACCTCGTAGCGGTGGCGGTGGCGCTCCGAGATATCCGTGTCGCCATAGATGTCGGCGATACGCGAGCCCGACGCGAGCCTCGCATCATAGGCGCCAAGCCGCATCGTGCCGCCGAGGTCGCCGGCTGCCTGGCGCTTCTCCAGCATGTTGCCCTTGAGCCATTCCGTCATCAGGCCGACCACAGGCTCCTTCGACGGGCCGAACTCGGTCGACGAGGCGCCCTCGATGCCGGCGAGTGACCGGGCGGCCTCGATGCAGGCCATCTGCATGCCGAAGCAGATGCCGAAATAAGGAACCTTGCGCTCGCGGGCGAACTTGGCCGCGAGGATCTTGCCTTCCGAGCCACGCTCGCCAAAGCCGCCCGGCACGAGAATGCCGTGCACCTTCTCCAGCCAGGGTGCCGGATCCTCCTTCTCGAAGATCTCGCTCTCGATCCAGTCGAGCTTGACGCGCACCTTGTTGGCCATGCCGCCATGCGACAGCGCCTCGATCAGCGACTTGTACGCATCCTTGAGGCCGGTATATTTTCCGACGATCGCGATCGTGACCTCGCCTTCCGGATTGTGGATGAGGCGCGACACCTCCTGCCAGCGCTCCATGCGCGGCTTGGGCGCCGGGTCGATGCCGAACGCCGCAAGTACCTCCGAATCTAGCCCTTCCTTGTGATAGGCAATCGGAACATCGTAAATGTGGGCCACGTCGAGCGCCTGGATGACCGCGCTTTCGCGCACGTTGCAGAACAGCGAAAGCTTGCGCCGCTCTTCCTTCGGGATTGGACGGTCGGCACGGACCAGCAGTATGTCCGGCGCGATGCCGATCGAGCGCAGTTCCTTGACCGAATGCTGCGTCGGCTTGGTCTTGAGTTCGCCGGCGGCCGGGATGTAGGGCATCAGCGTCAGGTGGATGTAGACGGCCCCTCCCCGCGGCAACTCGTTGCCGAGCTGGCGGATCGCCTCAAGGAACGGCATCGCCTCGATGTCGCCGACCGTGCCGCCGATCTCGCACAGGACGAAATCGTAATCGTCATTGCCTTCGCGGACGAAATTTTTGATCTCGTCCGTGACGTGCGGGATCACCTGCACCGTGGCGCCGAGATAGTCGCCGCGCCGCTCCTTCTCGATGATGTTCTTGTAGATGCGGCCGGTGGTGATGTTGTCCTGTTTGTTCGCGGAACGGCCGGTGAAGCGCTCGTAGTGGCCGAGATCGAGATCAGTCTCGGCACCATCGTCGGTGACAAAGACCTCGCCGTGCTGGTAGGGCGACATCGTGCCCGGATCGACGTTGAGGTAGGGATCGAGCTTGCGGATGCGGCAGCGATAGCCGCGCGCCTGTAGCAACGCGCCGAGTGCGGCCGCTGCAATGCCTTTTCCAAGCGAGGAAACCACGCCGCCAGTGATGAATACGTATCGCGCCATGGGATTCATCGCATAGCGCCGCGAACCTGATTCCGCCAGCCGAAAATCGCTTCGACTGCGTTTTCCCCCGGCATAGCCGCCATGCAAAAAGGCCGGGCAAGCCCGGCCTTTGAAAATCGCAATGTTTGCAGCTATTTAGAGGACGACCATGTCGGCACCGACCCGGACCCGCGTGTAGAGGTCCATGACGTGCTCGTTGACCATCCGGAAGCAGCCGTTGGACGAGTCGGTTCCAATCGTCCACGGCTGGTTGGTGCCGTGTATGCGGATGTGGGTGTCCTTCTTGCCCTGGTAGAGATACATCGCGCGGGCACCGAGCGGATTGTCCGGGCCGCCGGGCATGCCGTCCTTGTAGCGTCCGTATTTGGCCGGATCGCGCTTCTGCATCTCCTGTGTCGGGATCCAGCGCGGCCATTCCTGCTTGTCCTGGATCTTGCCGTTACCCTTGAACTTGAGGCCGTCCTTGCCGACCGCGATGGCATAGCGGCGCGCCTTGCCATTGGATTCGATGAGGTAGAGGAACTTCTCCGACGTGTTCACCACGATCGTGCCGCGGGAATAGCTGCTCGGGAAATCGACCACCTGCGGCACGAAGTCCGCCTTGACCCTGAATTTCTTTCCCTTCTCGTCACGGCTGCGCAATTCCGCGTCGCGGCGCTGGGTTTCGGGAAGCATCTGCTGCGGCGCGCCGAACAGCGTGCTGAAAAGACCGCGCTCCTGATTGTAGCTGCGCAGCTCGACCGGCGGCGTCGCGGCGGCGAGTTCGACGGGCTTTTCCTTCTTGGTGCCCTTTTTCACCTCGACCTTGGCGGACTTCTGGTCCGTCTTTGCAGGCTTCGTCGGTTTCTTTTCGGCCTTCTTCTCGACCTTTTTCTCGGGCTGCGTCGCGGAGGCCGTGCTCTTGACCGTCATCGAGAACGGCACCGCGCCCGACTCGGCGAATGCCGGCGCACCGATGCACACGGATGAAACCATCCCCGCCAGAACGATGGTCCTGATCTTCATTTTCACAAACCCCAATCCAATGCTCTTTGGCCGCCCAACAGCCGTGCGGCCGGTCCCCTCCTGTGGAAACCGGACACAACCTATGAGTTCTTATAGTTTCGAATCGGTAACGCGCTCAAGCAGCCGAAGACGCCTCGACACTTCACATTGGCGTCAATTCGGAGCCACACCGGCAAATGAACGCAACTTGTTGCGTTGCGGCAACAATTCTCTGGCCGGGCGGCGATAAGCCGCCCGCCGCGGGTTACTGGCCGGAGGGGACGCTCGGCGTGGCCGGCGTCGCGGGCGCGAGCGGGGTGAGCGGCGCGATCGGAACCGCGCCCTGGCCTTCCGCCGGAGTGCCGGCCGCGGGAGCCTGCTGTTCGCCGGAAGGCGCGGCGGGCGTCGTCGACGGCGCGCCCTGGCCGCCGAGCTGATCGAGGATACCGCTGCCCGAAGGCGCCTGCTGCTGGCCGGTCGAGGACGGCACCCGGTCGAGGATGTCGATCGGGCGCTCGCCGTAACGGGCCATGATGGACAGGAGCAGCGAGGTCGCGAAGAAGATCGCCGCCAGGATCGCCGTCGCGCGGGTGAGCGCATTGGCCGCGCCGCGCGCGGTCATGAAGCCCGAACCGCCGCCGATGCCGAGACCGCCACCCTCCGAGCGCTGGAGCAGCACCACGCCGACGAGCGCGAGCACGACCATGAGGTGGATGACGATAATGACGGTTTCCATGCGGGTATCCGGGCAATCTTGGCTGGATCTACGCGCAGTCCGGCGCGTGGCCGCGGGTCAATACACGGCTTTGCCCGCAAATCCAACCCCTGCGGCAATCTCGGCACCGGATATGGGAACTTAAGCGGTCATTTTACAATGGCCGCGCCGCAAAGCTCAGCCGATGGTCAGGTAAGCTTCGGCGATGGCAAGGAAATCTGCCGCTTTCAGGCTCGCGCCGCCGACCAGCGCACCGTTGACGTTGTCGATCGCGAGCAGCTCGCGCGCATTCGACGGCTTGACCGACCCGCCGTAGAGGATCCGCGTCGTCGCGGCCTGTTCGCCGATAAGTCCCGAAAGTTCCGAGCGGATGTGGGCATGCGCCTCGGCGACGTCCTCGACGGTCGGCGTCAGGCCGGGTACCGATCGCCCATACGGGCTCGTAGGCTATGACCGTGTTCGCGGCCGTGGCCGAAGCGGGCACCGATCCCGATATCTGGCGCGACAGGACGGCGAGCGTCTGGCCGCCTTCCCGCTCCGCTCTGGTCTCGCCGATGCAGATGATCGCCGTCAGGCCTGCCCGCCAGGCGGCCTCGGCCTTGGCACGCACGATCGCGTCGGTCTCGCCATGATCCGTCCGGCGTTCGGAATGACCGACGATGACGAAGCTCGCGCCGGCATCCTTCAGCATCTCGGCCGAGACATCGCCGGTATGCGCGCCGCTGGCATTGGCGTGGCAGTCCTGCCCGCCCGTCTTCACCGGCGACGATTTGAGCACGTCCGCCGCGCGTGTCAGAAGCGTGGCTGGCACGCAGATCAGCGCTTCGGTCTCTGCGTCGAGCCCTTGCATGAAGCCGTTGGCGATCGCATGCAGTTCCGGCATCGAGGCCGAAGTGCCGTACATCTTCCAATTGCCGGCGACGAGCGAACGTATACCGTGGGTCATGCGCGTCCTCCTGCTGCTGCGCGGCGGTCACTATCAAAATGCGGCCATAAAGCAATCGACAGTCGCCCGGAAGGGCGCTATTGCCGGTCCGGCAACGCAAGAAGATGCCGTTCGCGGCGGAAATTCCGGGAGTTTCGATGCTTGACTCGTTGAGAAAGGCCGCAGGCACGTGGGTCGCCAAGCTGCTGCTGCTGCTGCTCGTGGTGAGCTTCGCGATCTGGGGAATCTCCGGTCAGCTGCTGACGGGAACCGGGTCGAGCAGTGTCGTCACCGCCGGCGGCACCAAGGTCTCCTTGCTCGACTATCGCCTGGCCTATGACCGCCAGCTGCAGATGATCTCGCAGCAGCTCGGACAGCGCATCACGCGCGAACAGGCCGCGATGTTCGGCATCGACCAGCAGGTGCTGACGCAGCTCACCGCCGGCGCCGTGCTGGACGAACAGGCACGACTGATCGGGCTCGGCGTCTCGCGCGACAAGATCGCCCAGCTGACGGCGGAAGACCCTGCCTTCCGCGGCGCGGGCGGCCAGTTCGACCGACGGCAGTTCGAATTCGTGCTGAACCAGGTCGGGATGCGGCCGGAGGACTATTTCCGCAATCGCGAGCAGGTGGCGGTCCGCCAGCAGATCGTCGAGGCGGTTTCCGACGGTCTGAAGGCGCCCGATACGTTCCTGCGCGCGGTATCGCTCTATCAGGGCGAGAACCGCACGATCGAATATGTCACGCTGCAGAAATCGATCATCGGCACCGTGACTGCTCCGGCCGACGATGTGCTAGCCAAGTGGTTCGAGGACAACAAGACGCGCTACGCGGCGCCGGAGTATCGCAAGAT contains:
- a CDS encoding carbon monoxide dehydrogenase subunit G; the encoded protein is MAVDMQGEERIEAPIAKVWEALNDPEVLKACIPGCESLEKKSDTELSATVALKIGPIKARFAGEVELQKLKPPHSYTIFGEGKGGIAGFAKGGADVVLKEEGPDATLLTYTAKADVGGKIAQLGSRLIQSTSKKLAAQFFSEFNKKVSAG
- the secG gene encoding preprotein translocase subunit SecG is translated as METVIIVIHLMVVLALVGVVLLQRSEGGGLGIGGGSGFMTARGAANALTRATAILAAIFFATSLLLSIMARYGERPIDILDRVPSSTGQQQAPSGSGILDQLGGQGAPSTTPAAPSGEQQAPAAGTPAEGQGAVPIAPLTPLAPATPATPSVPSGQ
- the kdsA gene encoding 3-deoxy-8-phosphooctulonate synthase; this translates as MQPNTTVAVGRAIFSNSSPLTLIAGPCQLESRQHAFDMAGALKELTAELGIGFVYKTSYDKANRTSISGKRGVGLEGALPVFEALRSELDVPVLTDVHTEGQCRIVAEVVDVLQIPAFLCRQTDLLIAAAQTGKVVNVKKGQFLAPWDMKNVVAKITESGNPDVLVTERGVSFGYNTLVSDMRALPIMAEIGTPVIFDATHSVQQPGGQGGSTGGERRFVETLARAAVAVGVAGVFIETHQDPDNAPSDGPNMVRLDDMRGLIERLMTFDRVAKHGD
- a CDS encoding L,D-transpeptidase — its product is MKIRTIVLAGMVSSVCIGAPAFAESGAVPFSMTVKSTASATQPEKKVEKKAEKKPTKPAKTDQKSAKVEVKKGTKKEKPVELAAATPPVELRSYNQERGLFSTLFGAPQQMLPETQRRDAELRSRDEKGKKFRVKADFVPQVVDFPSSYSRGTIVVNTSEKFLYLIESNGKARRYAIAVGKDGLKFKGNGKIQDKQEWPRWIPTQEMQKRDPAKYGRYKDGMPGGPDNPLGARAMYLYQGKKDTHIRIHGTNQPWTIGTDSSNGCFRMVNEHVMDLYTRVRVGADMVVL
- a CDS encoding VOC family protein; this encodes MTQRALDHLVLPTASVDAARDRLTRLGFTVAPNGVHPFGTVNACVYFTGGTFLEALALGDGEAAATAIAHGNVFVARDHVFRAMRGEEGFSAIVLASDDADRDHAAFARLDISGGDMLTFSRPSADAHGKVGTATFKLAFAADIETADAFLFTCQRIDAPAIDRGSLERHANGATGICEIVAGEHAGSFIRLIERAVGRSPHDTTHAVEFTNVAMRMVGPDDPPGVGESGATLAAIAFTVRDLDAVSHLFDAGGIDYLATPAGLVVPPAVGQGATFIFRRPN
- a CDS encoding IlvD/Edd family dehydratase, producing MAVANGARRLRSREWFDNPDNPGMTALYLERYLNYGLTREELQSGKPLIGIAQTGSDLSPCNRHHIELAKRVRDGIVAAGGVPLEFPVHPIQETGKRPTASLDRNLAYLALVEVLYGYPLDGVVLTIGCDKTTPALLMAAATVNIPAIALSVGPMLNGWHKGERTGSGTVVWKSRERLSAGEIDYDQFMEIVASSAPSVGYCNTMGTATTMNSLAEALGMQLPGAAAIPAPYRERGQMAYETGKRIVGMVHEDLKPSDIMTRAAFENAIVVNSAIGGSTNAPIHLNAIARHLGVELDNDDWQAIGHHVPLLVNLQPAGEYLGEDYHHAGGVPAVVAELMKGGLLPNPDAMTANGRTMGQNCATTENMDEKVIRPVSSPLKRDAGFINLKGNLFDSAIMKTSVISQEFRDRYLSNPRDPDAFEGTAQVFDGPEEYHARIDDPALGLTEHTILFMRGAGPVGYPGAAEVVNMQPPAYLIRKGIHSLPCIGDGRQSGTSGSPSILNASPEAAVGGGLALLRSGDRVRVDLRKGTADILVTDDEITRRRAELQNNGGYHYPKHQTPWQEIQRSMVDQLSEGMVLKPAVKYRDVAHTSGVPRDNH
- a CDS encoding CTP synthase, with translation MARYVFITGGVVSSLGKGIAAAALGALLQARGYRCRIRKLDPYLNVDPGTMSPYQHGEVFVTDDGAETDLDLGHYERFTGRSANKQDNITTGRIYKNIIEKERRGDYLGATVQVIPHVTDEIKNFVREGNDDYDFVLCEIGGTVGDIEAMPFLEAIRQLGNELPRGGAVYIHLTLMPYIPAAGELKTKPTQHSVKELRSIGIAPDILLVRADRPIPKEERRKLSLFCNVRESAVIQALDVAHIYDVPIAYHKEGLDSEVLAAFGIDPAPKPRMERWQEVSRLIHNPEGEVTIAIVGKYTGLKDAYKSLIEALSHGGMANKVRVKLDWIESEIFEKEDPAPWLEKVHGILVPGGFGERGSEGKILAAKFARERKVPYFGICFGMQMACIEAARSLAGIEGASSTEFGPSKEPVVGLMTEWLKGNMLEKRQAAGDLGGTMRLGAYDARLASGSRIADIYGDTDISERHRHRYEVNIDYKERLEDCGLVFAGMSPDGVLPETVEYPDHPWFIGVQYHPELKSKPFEPHPLFSSFIGAAVEQSRLV